The genomic interval ACTCGTGGCTCTGACGCCCACATTTCCCACCCTTTGTGACCTCAATTCTGGCAACCTGGAAGAGGGTGAAGGAGTCTTGGCAGAACTGACCTATTTTCCTGTCCTGGCACTCATCAgttttccctccccacagcacaggggttCAttggtgccagcagtgccaaCTCTGCACAGCCAGGGGTCTCGAGCCCAGGCTGCAACCCCCACCCCCGACACAGCTTTGGGGTCAACCTGTCACACAGAAATGGCCTCTTCAGTGTTACAGGGTGGGCTTTGGGTTGGATTAGCTCATGGTTTTAACAGAGCGGGGCAGCAGCTTCCTGGGATGCTGCCACGTGCTCGGTGCTGGGGACGTGGGGTCCTGGGGGAACTCGGGGTCCTGGGGGAACTTGGGGTCCTGGGGGAACTCGGGGTCCTAGGGGAACTCGGGGTTGTGGGGGAACTCGGGGTCCTGGGGGAACTCGGGGTTGTGGGGGAACTCAGGGTCCTGGGGGAACTCGGGGTCCTGGGCGACCCTGAGGGCAGGGTCCTAAAGGGACACAGGATCATGGGGGAATGCGAGATCCTGAGGGCACTGTGGGATCCTGGGGGAATGTGAGATCCTGAGGGGACTGTGGAATCCTGGAGGGAagtggggtcctgggggagTGCACGGTCCTGGGAGGACATGAGGTCCTGAGGAGTCACGGGGTCCTGGGGCCATGCAGGGTCCTGGGGGGGTTGTGGGATGCTGGGGCCATGCAGGTTGCCCCCCCTGACCTCCTGCTCCTCCCGCAGGTGGTGCTGGCAGTGAGGGCCCTGCAGAGGTACCGCCTGGGCACGGACATGTCGCTCTTTGCCACCGACCAGTTCCCCGCCGACCCGAGCGCGCCGTACCCCGGGTACCCCGTGGGCAGCGGCACCGAGAGCACGGAGACCTACCAGAGCCCCCCCTTCACCGAGACCTTAGAGGCCAACCCCAAAGGTTACCAAGTGCCAGCGTACTGAGGGCCCGGGGTGTCCCCGGGGCCGCGTCCCACGGTGCAGCACCGGATCCGGCCGATCCCAAATGTATTCAGTCCCATTTCCTTGCCGTGGCCAGTCAGTGCTGGGTCCCTTTATTAGCTCGTTGTGCAGTGAATTCTGTACAGTGGTATTGGTTCTTGTCTTACCTGTCCCAGGGTTTCTAAAAGCAGTGTTCCCTCTAAgccagaaggaaggaaggttgTTACCACATTACCTACACGTGGGGAAGATGAATAAATGCCCTCTCTAAGCCTTGGTGCCgggtgctggctctgctgggaaagCCCAGGACACCTTTTCCTCTTAGAAAACAGTAGCTGAGGAGTTATTTCTCTCGTTCTGAGGAGTTATTTCTCTCGTTCTGAGGAGTTATTTCTCTCGTTCTTCCAGAGCTAACACAGAATCCGTCGagggtgggtgggtggtggggagggTTGGGCTCCTGCTGAGGAGCTTTCCAGTCCATGTTCCATGGAAAGTGCCAAATTCACAAAGAAGTTAAGTGGTGTCTGTGTTACTTTTCTTTGTATATATTTACTGTACAAAACAAATATCCAAACAGGTGTTTCAAACTTGGCTTAGAGGCacggggggggggtcacagtgGGTTGGGGTCAGGGTCAATATCCAGGTTAATTCTGTGCTTCAATGGGTTCTGGTCAAGGGTGTAAAAATTACTGTTTGAAACTGGAAACCAGTTCAGCAGTAGCTGGCTGCTAACTGGGAATAGCCTGTGATCAGCAGGATATGGCACGTTGTGGTTCTGTTTGTTCACCAGGGAGTTGGGAAGTTTCTGGTTGGCAGCGCTGCCACGTCCTCCCACTCAGCCCTGGCACCAGGGATGGAGGGCTCAGATGCAAAGTCCAAGGCCATTAGGAGCAATACTGGACTTGTGTTTTCATACTGGGAGCAGCCACCATCTGTCAGCTGCAGCAGAACCCCAGGTGGGGACATGTGTGTCACCCTGCAGTCTCCAGAAATGAGGAATTCAGGCAGGGAACTGGAAAGGCTTCACAGGCCACTCAAGTCCCTCCCGAGTGGGCTCACGTGTTTGGAAATGGTGGGGGGAGAGAGTCAGTGAAAAGCACCCAGGAAAGAGCCTCAGTTTGGAGTTTCAGCTGCGAAACTCCTGCcttgtaaaaacaaaatgtgtAAAATCCAGTGGGTCCTTGTCAGCCACCTGCCGGCTTTCCCttccagctttccctgctgGCTTTCCCTGCTGGCTTTTCCTGATGActttccctgcctgtgcagcagctgATCCAGGCCATGTGTCACTGAGGACtgagcagaggagctgaaacTTGAATTCTTGACCCCCTTGGTGGCagctccatccttggagacCCCCGACTCTCCCGGCTCTCCGGCACTCCGGGGTCTTGCCTTGCCAGTTCCCTCTGGCAAAGCCGCTGCTGCCTTCGCCCTCGTGAGGAGCAACAGTCAGAGCCTGCCCCTCCCCTTGGAGCAGGTCCTGGTCACCACCACCACAGctcattcctgctgctgaatgGCATTTAAACCAAGTAATCAGCAGCAAATCCTCCCGAGCCGTGACAAAGTgcattccctgcctccctccatcCAGGCCGGGTTCCATGAGcattccctggctgtgccagtgctgagcTCCTCACAGCTGCCTGACCAGGGACACCCAAACCCCAGGGTAGGCTAAATGAATTCCAGgatctttgtggttttgtggagCCAGTCttgctgggaaaggaaaaaaccccaaggattTTAATACAGGGTCCGGTAGAACTGTAGCAATATTTTCCTTAGAGGGAACACTGAAACTTTAGCAGCACAACCAGTACTCGTGTtaatattttagcaaaattataatcaatttaaatgtttaaattgaTTGTATGTGAGATAATGTTCGTTCGGTACAGTGTATTTTTTCTAACTATAATATAACTGTTCCAGAGTTTCCTTGTATCCGTGAAGAGCTAAAGCTGTGTCTGCCTGCGGGACGTGTCCTGCCCCCTGTACCCCCCGTGCTGAATATTACACGCTCTGAATGTCCCCCCCGAGGCCTGCATTGCCTTTCTTTGCCCCACACGCACATCCCACCACGCTCGGTGCCAGGACTGACCTCGGGAGTCAGGGAATGACATGGGAATGCCGCcggcacagctccagcccccagCTGAGGCACCTGGTTCTTCCCGAGGTCAGCAGCTTGTTCCAGCTCCTAAAATCAGTGTTACCTTCACCTTGCAGGCAGCActtggctgctctgctgggcagaagaggaggaggaggaggaggaagggcttGGGCACCCGAGAGGcttcctggcagcaggaaggcaggacaGATTGTTCCTTGATTAAACCAGAGCGGGGAATAACGTGTCCAGCCACATCAAGAGGCACCTCAGGGGAGGTTAACCCTGATCCCTCTGCACCCAAAATGCCAGTCCCTGTCAGGGAGGggagcctgtccctgctggggtggcactgggatgggcagCTCAGATGGGCAGGACACCCACAGCTGGGGTGTTTTCCCAGGGAACAGTGATGGGTTTCTGTAGGATGTGGCCAcgctgaggcaggaggggacaaCCCAAAAGTCAGGTGGCTCCATAGCAGCCAGGATACACCGGCCTTGAAAGGAGCATTGACCCACCTCAGCCTGACTCAAACACCCCTGGTTTTGGGTTGGCGGGGGGGCTGTTGCCAAAGGCCCCACgtgcagctccccagccccacagcagcctcCACCCAGCTGAATCCAAACATGCTCAGAGGCAGGGTGAGACAACCCCACAGCCTGGCCACTGACACCCTGTGCCTGGAATCCTGCCTGGAATCCTCTATGAgcccccccagtgtccccacaaGCTGCTCGGTGTCACCCTGCAGTGCCCGAGGTGCTGCCACACCTCAGTGTGTCCATGACCCCTTGGGCAGACCAGAGTGTACAGGTGGGGCTGGAATAAATACAGCCCAAAGGGCCCATGGTTAGAGAACTGGAGCCATGGGAGCAGGAACTGCTGTATTGGGGGGTCAGGTATTTGTAACATCCATTTCCATCTTCTTTCTCCCCAGTTTTTTCTCCCAGCCCATTTGATGTGGTACACTTGTTCCCTCATAACTACCCAGACCACATCCTAAAAACGTGCCAGGACTGTCCTGAGCATGCCAAGGCTGTCCCAAAACCACGCCAGGACTGTCCTGAGcatgccagggctgtgccatccTCACAAGCCATTTATGACCCTCTGTTCTCAGAGCTCGGGACCCCCCAGCACCTCAAGCTCGCAGAGGGCAGGactctgctgtgctcagctcagcccaAAACCTTCTGTTAGCACTGAATTTGGGTGTAAAGAGCAGAATTCCAGCAATCCCATGCTGGTTTCTGCCCGACCCCTTGCTCCAGGAGGCTCTGCCAGGACAACGCGGGTGTTTCCCAGCACTGGGGTAACCACGTCGTGGGGTTTGCAATTTATTTAAAGCATATTAAAAGATTTGAAAGAATTGGAGTTTCTGTTAACATTTTAAGCTGCTCCTATCAAGGTGGAAGCTTTGCTTAAGTGATATTTAGTAAAAATATCCCCCCCATTACCTGCTTCTGTGTCTCAGGGGGCTGGAGTAGACCCCAAGAGCAGATCCCTCCCTTTATGCCTCACCAACCAGCTGTGCCTGGACACTGTGGGATGAGTTTCCCATCAGTTCCTGCCACAACAGCAAGTGACACCCccagcatttcttttctgctgtccATCAGTTCCTTACAGGGTACTCTGTACCCTCCCCTGCCCATCACCAGCCCCTCAGAATGGCACAGtgctgctcctgagctgctctgagctcccACTAACCCTGCTCACCGTCTATTCCATAGCAAATCCCATCATTATTTTGTGGAAAGGCCATTTCTCTCAGTGAAAGCTGCTGTACATATTCATAGACTCCTCTCAGCCCGTGCTGTCCCCAAGCAGGTGGCTCTGGTCCCGCTCTGGTCCCCCCTTGTCCCATTCTCAGCTACATTTTGACCCTCTGTGTGTCACAAGAGCCTCTCCCACCCCAGTGAGGCTCAGAAACAGCCTTCACTGTCTCGACTTGAAACCCAAGTTCAGCTGCCTGGATTTTGTTGCAATACACATTTAAACCTCAGATCCTTTAAGAGTTTTAATCTCCAACAGATCCCAACTGTGGTTTGGGAAGTTCAGTTTCTTTGCAGATACCTCTGTCCGAGCAGACGCTTCCAGGAGTTGCAGTTGTCACTTAACCTCTGTGCAGTGTAGTATAAAGTGGACTGTGTATGGAAATaagtttaaaatgtttacaattttgtatatattatatatataaaaatatcttttgagAGAacaatctgtgattctgtattttcGGTGTCCGTGTAACCAACTGCAACTTATTTTCAATAAAGAGTTAAAAatgaatagaaaaagaaaatttggtAATAACTTTATTTAAACAGGTGAGCACAAGGAACAAGGAAACTGCAAGAGCAGGCCCTGGAGATCCAGAGCCTCGAGGGaactcccagcagcaccagcccagggaaccagggagctgctgacagagaaagtgaaaaccaagggaagagggaagatcctgctgcagggaagatGCATCTCAGCCCCCTGAACTTTACAAACCAAAGATGGGGAGAGGAGCTGACTGAAGTGGTGGGGGCAGCTGGCatcccccacatccccccatccctgggtgGTGGCCCTGCCTCGGGCATCGCGTCCCCCTCGGATCCAGGGCCCCACCTGAGGCAGCAACAGGGACATGTCCCGACTCCTCCCGTGCTCATGCAGTGTGTGAACAGCCATGCAGGCAAATCATCCTCCCCAGCCCCGTTTGGGGCCAAATACAACACGTTCAGGTGTTCAAAACAGTCTTAAATACCcagaaaagaaacccaaagcaCTTTGCAGCCTGAGCAAGCAAAAATAACTTGTAAGGCAAGGAAAAGTGGCTGTAGCAGGACTAACTCTGAGCTTGATTTTATGGAAATGATGCCTCtagaaaagctgtgttttgtcactgaaaattacataaattaatttcagctttattcctacatgttaaaaataactaaacCTGGAGACGGGAGGGGTCGGACACTGAACTACAGCCATGGAAGTGCACGGCAGGGAGGGCTCTTggcactccagcacctcagagctgctgctggaggagtcACCTCACAGGATGAAGAGATTCCCCCTCTTCCTCTGAGGAGGTGGAATTTGGGGATGCCAAAAAACATGAGCAAAGCTACATCAGCCTGGTGTCACCGAGGGAGGTGCAGGTGTCAGAGAAATGCACTTAAAGGCACTGCAGAAAACATGGTCAGTGATCAGCAGCATTTAATGTCCCAGGATGCTGTTGGGGGCTCCCACCAGTAATACAACCAAGAAATTAGAAACATGGCagtcattaaataaaattccCGTGTGCTTTACACAGAGTAAAGCCTTAATGCTGTTACTGTACATGCAGGGCTACAAAATCAGTTTCTTGAAAGAACATGTTACAGAAAAGGTCAGAGGCAACTTCAAATCTTGCACAGACCAGCCCAATTCTTCAAGCAGCAGAATGGACTCTGTTTGCAGACAGGAAACTCTGCAGCCCAGTGTTTGCAGCGCTCCTGGTCACACCAGTGAGCAGCATCTTTCCTGCACCTTTGTACCCCTGACTAGTGTGATCTTCACTGAAATagcacaaaaaaatcagaatgttATAAGGGAAGCCACTTCTGTTCATTTCAGTGACTCCCTAAtcttcccccaccccaaaaccagaaagaaacccccaaaccagACGCTTATTCCCCTATTGTGTCCCCTGTCAGTCTGCAGATCAGAAAGGATTCCCAGCTATTGCATGTTCCAGGAGGAAGgagcccctgcctgcccaccCTGTGGCTCAGCCTAACCCTACCCCAGATTTTGGGAGCTCAGACTGTGGGAGGGATGAGCTCCAGCACATTCCCATGATCCCTTTGCCCCGAGAGGGCTCCCCAAATTACCTGCTCCTCACTGACTCAACCGGCACCGGCCCTCAGCCACTCTACGCTGCCAAACCTCATTCCAAAAGTGCATCTCCAGAGCCAGAGCCTGGTGTGTGGGCCCTCAGGAAAGCTAACTGATGATCCTGCTGATTGCCTGCAAGGAAGGGAACTCCTCATCCTCAATATGCAAAGCTTTGTGGGTGACCACGTCCTGCTGAGTCAGCACTTGCTTACACGTGGGGCAGATGTAGCAGTCGAGGTCTGCGGGGGAGTCCACCTGCCAAacattctttttgttctttttgggCCTGTTGGAGCTTTGTTTCTCCTTGACTCGGAAGTCGTTGTGAGCAGAGAGCAGTTCCTGCTGCTTCACCGTGTCCGGCAGCAGCACCAACAACTCTTTAAAAATCTTCTTGAAGttctcccccagcagctcccggCAGCTCTTGTAGTACTGTGCTGCAGAGATCACACCCTGCAGGCAACAGCACAGGGGGAGGATTAGAAATACACAGATCTCTTCAAAAATCCCACTGGGATTCAGGTCTCCCAGAGAGGGAGGTTTTGGGAACCCACTCACCTGCCTGAACTGCCCAGAATGagttttaaatttattgaaCTTGGACTCGTCGctttgaagaaattctttaatgGATTGTATGAGCTGGATGTTCCTCTGCTGGAAGTTCTCAGGTATCAAGTATGATCCGTGACAGGGTTTTGGCCTGCATTGGGAAACACCAAAAGTGACTCTGACGTTGGTTTGTGTCACAGCAAAGTGCCCTGGGACATAAATCCCGAGGCCGTTCTGGTTTACAGGCTGCACGTCCTTCCTCCACCCAGGTCCACGTGCATTACTGTGAGCTGCACACACCTGTCTTGCCAGGATAAAATATGGGATTTCTGTATCAGATTCCAGCTTTACATAGACAGAATATGTAAAATCCAAATTTAACACGGTCCTGACGAGCTGCTTTGTAAGGGGAGTTCACTAAAAAGATGTGGGCAAACACCACACCACGAATAAACTGACAGATAATGCAGGTCCTGTATTAAACTGGCACagtttcccctccccttttctcACAAACTCCTCTTTCTATCCCAGAAAGATCAGAGAGCAGCTACTGGGAAGATCAGGGCAGTGAAGGTCACCAAGGAGAACACACCTCAGCACTTTGCTGCTGGGACTCCGACAGAATCGATGGGAAGGTGAAGGAATATGTTGAAGCTGCAGATTCCCAAATAAATCTAAAACAGACCAAAGTCTGAGCAGCCACACTGCACAGGTTTTCACTTCTTCAGCTGCAGCTACACAGGgctgttttcttttacacaACTCTCCTGAATCCAGCCCACAAACACCCCAGGACTTCCCAATGGGAATCTTCACCCAGCTGGCCCCACTCAGAGTAACCCCGAGTGTTCCCTGCTCTGTTTGAAGCCCACCTGACAGAACTGAGGGGCACTGTGGGACATAACTCACTCCCAGGAGTTATTTACTCACTCTTTCAGAGCTGTAGTGACAGGTTCAGAGATGTTGGTGGATGGAATGACAGCGAAGCCCGGGGGGGGTTTGCTGACAGGCACCGACAGGCCCGGAGGCGGAGGAGGGTTCTTCAACAGCACCACGGAGTTAAAGCCTggggggaacagggaaggggcaggagtTAGAACACACAACCCCCCCTCCAGCTAAAACTCACACCAGTGTCTGCCACACTCTGCAGAAGCACCAAGAAGAAGCTGCAGTGCAGACATGACTCTATTGGAGAAAACCTAAAAATCAGAGGCGGAAATCTTCAAGAAGCACTTCAGGGTGGCTGATGTTCCTCTACGCAGAAAGCGCTTTAATTATTCATCTACTTTTTCAAtggaaaatagtttttaaaaccCACTCAAAGTCACAATGAAAAACACTTTTGCATTATTAAAGTGAACAGAAATCACCTGAGGAGGCACAGCAGCATCAGGCCTGGCCTCTcccccagcaggagctgcagagcagcacgaACAGCGGTGCCACCTCCATTAAAACCACTCCAAGTCATGCTTGTTGCTGTCTCTCCACTTTTACAAGGTCATGGCTAAAAGCAGGGCAGGAAACCTCTGCAAACACGGGAGGAAGCAGCCAAGGAAGCCGACTGAGGAGTGTCAGCAGGCACAGGACACTGCCAGATTCCCTTCACCCACAGTGGCCTCCCAAGCAGATCCTGGAGCACAACAGCTCCAAGAAgaagagcagggacaggtgaaAACCAGCTGCTCATCCATGAGCCACCCCAGCGACCAGACACCTCCAGCTGTGTGGGACAGAGGTGTCCCCAACACTGCCACTGCTTTAGCCAGGATTCTCAGAGGACATTCCAGCCCCCCTGTGTCACCCAGGCTGCTTTACCTCCAGAGCCCAACCTGGCACCTGGTGGCAGAACCTCACACGAGAGCCAGAAGGAGACTTATACAGTCCATCCACGGGCCATGTTTCTCTAAGCCACTTCCAAGCAAAGCTGGCTgtgcttccccatccctggaagtgtccaaggccaggttggacagggcttggagcaacctgggctagtggaaggtgtccctgcccatggaagggaggtgaaatgagatgatccttaagaCCCTTctcaaaccaaaccattccaggattctgtgactcCCTCTGCGCTTACCTGGTGGCGGGGGCATCCTGGCTGATCCTGAGCTCCCAAGAGCTGGGAAGTCTTCCTGAGGTAAAGGGCATTTGTTAGTCACTGTGGGCTTTTTAAGGCCGGGGGGCTCTTTGGGTGTACCACAGACCGCTGAGGACTTTTCCGAGTGACCATTCATGACAGCTGTGGGTCTGTCGGGGCcgtggggagcagggaacacCCTGGAGGGCTGCTCTGCTTCCGGGGGCTTTTCCGTGGATGGCCTGGGGAACGCCGTGTCCGGGGACGGGCGCGGGGACGACGGTCTCTGCTTCTCAACCCCCACCTTCTTTTTCTTGCCCACTTTCGTAAAAGTCTGTGAGGTAGAAGCTGCCAGCAAGGACGAGACGTCGAACATGGTCGGCGTGTTCCGGATCTCCTGGGTGGTCAAGCCACCGCCGCCGTCTTCGTCGTCCGACTCACAGAGTTTATTGCTCTTCTTACTTCCCTTCGAGGTGTTCAAGGATGGTTTTTTGGCTGGCTGGCTGACACAGGGGTTGGTGATGGCTTTGACCACGTTTTTGCTGGAACCGTTGTTCCATGCAGATGTGATGTTGGTTACTGTCTTATTGTTGGGCTTCATTTTGGacaccagggctgggaagtCCTCCTCTTGGAAGGCCGCTTTCTTTGCAGTCGCTGTGTATGTCAGAGACATCCCAGACGAGatggtgggagctgcagaggatgACAGGCTTGGGAAATCTTCTTCTTTAAGCTTAACCAGTgctggctgggcagagctgtgaggaAGGGAGAGGTTGGGGTTACCCTGTTAcggcagcacagccccaacGGGCAACACGAGCCCCACAACTCTCCACACCCTTCCTCAAACTGTTACTAAGGGTGGCACAAGTGACCCAGCTTTAACAGGACACAAATGCACTCAGGGTTACCAACTGCACCTGCAACGGGTCTCCTCAAGAAGTGCCACCACAGCCTTGCTGTATTATCAGCACTGTATCAGCACCCCTCACCTTGACCAGAGCTGGTACAGGCACATTCGAGCTGCCACATCCTGCAAAGGCAATGCTCTCggggacatggtgggattgttgggctgtcctgggcagagccaggagctggacttgatgatccttttgggtcccttccagctcaggatattccatgattctatgattccaagaCCAAGCCATGAGCTGCAGCAACAGCTGGTGCCACAGGTGAGCGGCACAGAGACATCTCGATGCAGGAGGGGATGGGCAGGGGAGGCACTGAGAGATCAATCTCCCAA from Chiroxiphia lanceolata isolate bChiLan1 chromosome 16, bChiLan1.pri, whole genome shotgun sequence carries:
- the ZNF598 gene encoding E3 ubiquitin-protein ligase ZNF598 isoform X2, which encodes MAAMAGAGPGPAEGPCVLCCGELDVLALGRCEHPICYRCSVRMRALCGVRYCAVCREELRQVVFGRKLPSFSSIALHQLQHEKKYDIYFMDGEVYALYRKLLQHECSLCPDAKPFNTFADLEQHMRKQHELFCCKLCVKHLKIFTSERKWYSRKDLARHRIHGDPDDTSHRGHPLCKFCDERYLDNDELLKHLRRDHYFCHFCDSDGAQEYYSDYEYLREHFREKHFLCEEGRCSTEQFTHAFRTEIDYKAHKTACHSKSRAEARQNRHIDLQFTYTPRHPRRNEGVVGAEDYEEVDRYNRQGRTGRLNGRGSQQNRRGSWRYKREEEDRDVAAAVRASVAAKRQEEKKRVEDKEDGGGSRGKKEDLRDPDVLGSKRVPKAPNDVAAAANGALSQDDFPAIGSPAGPLQGSAQPALVKLKEEDFPSLSSSAAPTISSGMSLTYTATAKKAAFQEEDFPALVSKMKPNNKTVTNITSAWNNGSSKNVVKAITNPCVSQPAKKPSLNTSKGSKKSNKLCESDDEDGGGGLTTQEIRNTPTMFDVSSLLAASTSQTFTKVGKKKKVGVEKQRPSSPRPSPDTAFPRPSTEKPPEAEQPSRVFPAPHGPDRPTAVMNGHSEKSSAVCGTPKEPPGLKKPTVTNKCPLPQEDFPALGSSGSARMPPPPGFNSVVLLKNPPPPPGLSVPVSKPPPGFAVIPSTNISEPVTTALKEPKPCHGSYLIPENFQQRNIQLIQSIKEFLQSDESKFNKFKTHSGQFRQGVISAAQYYKSCRELLGENFKKIFKELLVLLPDTVKQQELLSAHNDFRVKEKQSSNRPKKNKKNVWQVDSPADLDCYICPTCKQVLTQQDVVTHKALHIEDEEFPSLQAISRIIS
- the ZNF598 gene encoding E3 ubiquitin-protein ligase ZNF598 isoform X1: MAAMAGAGPGPAEGPCVLCCGELDVLALGRCEHPICYRCSVRMRALCGVRYCAVCREELRQVVFGRKLPSFSSIALHQLQHEKKYDIYFMDGEVYALYRKLLQHECSLCPDAKPFNTFADLEQHMRKQHELFCCKLCVKHLKIFTSERKWYSRKDLARHRIHGDPDDTSHRGHPLCKFCDERYLDNDELLKHLRRDHYFCHFCDSDGAQEYYSDYEYLREHFREKHFLCEEGRCSTEQFTHAFRTEIDYKAHKTACHSKSRAEARQNRHIDLQFTYTPRHPRRNEGVVGAEDYEEVDRYNRQGRTGRLNGRGSQQNRRGSWRYKREEEDRDVAAAVRASVAAKRQEEKKRVEDKEDGGGSRGKKEDLRDPDVLGSKRVPKAPNDVAEAAANGALSQDDFPAIGSPAGPLQGSAQPALVKLKEEDFPSLSSSAAPTISSGMSLTYTATAKKAAFQEEDFPALVSKMKPNNKTVTNITSAWNNGSSKNVVKAITNPCVSQPAKKPSLNTSKGSKKSNKLCESDDEDGGGGLTTQEIRNTPTMFDVSSLLAASTSQTFTKVGKKKKVGVEKQRPSSPRPSPDTAFPRPSTEKPPEAEQPSRVFPAPHGPDRPTAVMNGHSEKSSAVCGTPKEPPGLKKPTVTNKCPLPQEDFPALGSSGSARMPPPPGFNSVVLLKNPPPPPGLSVPVSKPPPGFAVIPSTNISEPVTTALKEPKPCHGSYLIPENFQQRNIQLIQSIKEFLQSDESKFNKFKTHSGQFRQGVISAAQYYKSCRELLGENFKKIFKELLVLLPDTVKQQELLSAHNDFRVKEKQSSNRPKKNKKNVWQVDSPADLDCYICPTCKQVLTQQDVVTHKALHIEDEEFPSLQAISRIIS